The proteins below come from a single Aegilops tauschii subsp. strangulata cultivar AL8/78 chromosome 6, Aet v6.0, whole genome shotgun sequence genomic window:
- the LOC109781987 gene encoding outer envelope pore protein 16-3, chloroplastic/mitochondrial — MEDDSPATKTVKGAVTGLAAGTIWGTIVATWYDVPRVERHVALPGLVRTLKMCGSYGVTFAAVGGLYIGVEQIVQSQRKKRDFVNGAIGAFVSGATVYGYRGKSIKSALIGGSSLAFTSAILDVGGNTTRVDNGKAYHAYTTEKKPEPAH; from the exons ATGGAGGATGACTCGCCAGCGACGAAGACGGTGAAGGGCGCCGTAACGGGCCTGGCCGCGGGCACCATCTGGGGCACCATCGTCGCCACCTGGTACGACGTGCCCCGGGTGGAGCGCCACGTCGCGCTCCCGGGCCTCGTCCGGACGCTCAAGATGTGCGGCAGCTACGGGGTCACTTTCGCCGCCGTCGGAGGGCTCTACATCGGCGTGGAGCAGATTGTGCAGAGCCAGCGCAAGAAGCGCGACTTCGTCAACGGAGCCATCGGCGCCTTCGTCTCCGGCGCCACCGTTTATGGCTACAGAG GAAAGAGCATTAAGTCTGCCCTCATCGGTGGTTCTAGCCTGGCATTCACATCTGCCATCCTGGACGTTGGTGGTAATACTACCAGAGTGGACAATGGAAAAGCGTACCATGCATACACAACGGAAAAGAAGCCCGAGCCTGCGCATTGA
- the LOC109781985 gene encoding fatty acid desaturase DES2-like, with the protein MPSYTLYDHQGFLLLSLVSSIMGAGGRMTEKEREKQELLGRAGAGEIFQRAPTDKPAFTLAQIKKAIPPHCFQRSVIKSFSYVVYDLVIIASLLYAALVWIPALPAMQQLGAWPLYWAAQGCVMTGVWVLAHECGHHAFSDYLLLDNIVGLVLHSCLLVPYFSWKYSHRRHHANTGSLEHDEVYVPKKKEALPWYTPYIYNNPVGRLGYIVVQLTLGWPMYLALNTSGRPYPRFVCHYDPYGPMYSELERAQVFISDAGVLAVSLALLKLASAFGFWWVVRVYGVPLLIVNAWLVVITYLAHTHPALPHYDSTEWDWLRGALATMDRDLGVLNRVFHNTTDTHVAHHLFSSIPHYHAMEATKAIKPILGEYYQLESNPLAKATWRSAKECIYVQPEDRKGVFWYSNKF; encoded by the coding sequence ATGCCTTCATACACACTGTATGATCACCAGGGCTTTCTGTTGTTGTCACTTGTCAGCAGCATCATGGGTGCCGGAGGCAGGATGACGGAGAAGGAGCGGGAGAAGCAGGAGCTGCTCGGCCGCGCCGGCGCCGGTGAGATCTTCCAGCGCGCGCCGACGGACAAGCCGGCGTTCACGCTGGCCCAGATCAAGAAGGCAATCCCGCCTCACTGCTTCCAGCGCTCGGTGATCAAGTCCTTCTCCTATGTGGTCTACGACCTCGTCATCATCGCTTCCCTCCTGTACGCCGCGCTGGTCTGGATCCCAGCACTCCCGGCCATGCAACAGCTGGGCGCCTGGCCGCTCTACTGGGCCGCGCAGGGCTGCGTCATGACCGGCGTCTGGGTGCTCGCCCacgagtgcggccaccacgcctTCTCCGACTACCTGCTGCTCGACAACATCGTCGGCCTGGTGCTCCACTCGTGCCTGCTCGTCCCCTACTTCTCGTGGAAGTACAgccaccgccgccaccacgcCAACACGGGCTCGCTGGAGCACGACGAGGTGTACGTCCCGAAGAAGAAGGAGGCGCTGCCGTGGTACACCCCCTACATCTACAACAACCCCGTGGGGCGTCTGGGGTACATCGTCGTGCAGCTCACCCTCGGGTGGCCGATGTACCTGGCGCTCAACACCTCCGGCCGCCCGTACCCGCGCTTCGTCTGCCACTACGACCCCTACGGCCCCATGTACAGCGAGCTGGAGCGCGCGCAGGTCTTCATCTCGGACGCCGGCGTGCTGGCCGTCTCCTTGGCCCTGTTGAAGCTCGCGTCGGCCTTCGGGTTCTGGTGGGTGGTGCGGGTCTACGGGGTGCCGCTGCTGATCGTGAACGCGTGGCTGGTGGTGATCACCTACCTGGCGCACACCCACCCGGCGCTGCCGCACTACGACTCGACGGAGTGGGACTGGCTGCGCGGGGCGCTCGCCACCATGGACCGCGACCTGGGCGTCCTCAACCGCGTGTTCCACAACACCACGGACACGCACGTTGCGCACCACCTCTTCTCCAGCATACCGCACtaccacgccatggaggccaccAAGGCGATCAAGCCCATCCTCGGCGAGTACTATCAGTTGGAATCGAACCCCCTTGCCAAGGCCACATGGCGCTCGGCCAAGGAGTGCATCTACGTCCAGCCCGAGGATCGCAAGGGAGTCTTCTGGTACAGCAACAAGTTCTAG